The Zingiber officinale cultivar Zhangliang chromosome 9A, Zo_v1.1, whole genome shotgun sequence genome window below encodes:
- the LOC122019164 gene encoding uncharacterized protein LOC122019164, translating into MDCNREDAKRIMELAEIKFKANDVEGAKCIAQKACDMFGDLPDIRRAVAAYEVHLAAAQKNWHAVLRLRPGEDDQHKVREQFLKMSILTHPDKNSSSASDGAFKFVMEAWSRLSIMAARSKSSNSNAKDDDNNNNAESGRKRQQEEEDSSKSNKKRHEEEETNKKKRHEEEETNKSSNTDDVCPQCVDGCCKFLDKERTIKRCETCKLIVLMARDLNFKLRVEGRGTVKLAWEKLRIEVQSANKVNIQGGGCIEITPTNSDE; encoded by the coding sequence ATGGATTGTAACAGGGAGGATGCGAAGAGGATCATGGAGCTTGCGGAGATCAAGTTCAAGGCCAACGACGTCGAGGGAGCCAAGTGCATTGCCCAAAAGGCCTGCGACATGTTCGGCGACCTTCCGGACATCCGCCGCGCCGTCGCAGCCTACGAGGTCCACCTCGCGGCCGCCCAGAAGAACTGGCACGCCGTCCTCCGCCTCCGCCCTGGCGAGGACGACCAGCATAAGGTCCGCGAGCAGTTCCTCAAGATGTCCATCCTCACGCACCCCGACAAGAACTCCTCCTCGGCATCCGACGGCGCATTCAAGTTCGTCATGGAGGCCTGGAGCCGGCTATCCATTATGGCCGCCCGCAGCAAAAGCAGCAACAGCAACGCCAAAGATGACGACAACAACAACAATGCGGAAAGTGGCCGCAAAAGGCAACAAGAGGAAGAGGATAGCAGCAAGAGCAACAAGAAGCGGCATGAGGAAGAGGAGACCAACAAGAAGAAGCGGCATGAGGAAGAGGAGACCAACAAGAGCAGCAATACGGACGACGTTTGCCCGCAGTGCGTCGACGGCTGCTGCAAGTTCCTGGACAAGGAGCGGACCATCAAAAGGTGCGAAACGTGCAAGCTGATCGTTCTTATGGCCAGGGATTTGAACTTCAAGTTGAGGGTGGAAGGTCGCGGCACGGTCAAGTTGGCCTGGGAGAAGCTGAGGATCGAAGTGCAGAGCGCAAACAAGGTGAACATCCAGGGAGGAGGATGCATTGAAATTACTCCCACCAATTCTGATGAATAG